A window of Torulaspora globosa chromosome 8, complete sequence contains these coding sequences:
- the TAF4 gene encoding Taf4p (ancestral locus Anc_6.40) — MIVLYISTSSVRASKLSSVVVVADIRSIMYSPVKREGAGGGESAKKRSKSNTSFDDTEAAFDLAPQQKVISEEMPHSGTGGFSADVPTALDNFATDNATMPKTTQPSMDIKRNSSTTGLALPKKDEKKKVKVQGKQSLSSSMQQKETVGGKSAQATQSDPNKMQDVLFSAGVDIREEEALLSSSVNASKSQTQVVNVQIPKHPPFLHPEQLSAFMRKVCKTQSFPQNFSKNPEVLRMVSTACEMYIKDIVANSLVISRHRRKAVKVNSGRRNEVAMVLRSIAIAEKKDEERRIKKRIALGLEKEDLENKMDSEETLHRASNVTAGLRAGSKKQYGWLTSSTSKPTTLGTKSHGMVAAAVAARGDSGLRFREAREEPGIVMRDLLYALENRRNGVHNVISKGYARIRD, encoded by the coding sequence ATGATAGTCCTATACATCTCGACGAGCAGCGTTAGAGCTTCCAAACTGTCCTCAGTGGTCGTTGTGGCTGATATTAGGAGTATAATGTACTCTCCAGTAAAGCGCGAGGGGGCCGGAGGTGGTGAATCAGCAAAGAAAAGGTCGAAATCTAACACTTCTTTCGATGATACAGAGGCAGCATTTGACCTGGCCCCACAGCAGAAGGTTATAAGCGAGGAAATGCCACACTCAGGAACGGGAGGATTTTCTGCAGATGTACCTACGGCTTTAGACAATTTCGCGACTGACAACGCTACGATGCCTAAGACAACACAACCGTCGATGGATATTAAAAGGAATAGCAGTACTACCGGACTGGCGCTTCCCAAGAAagacgagaagaagaaagtcaAAGTACAGGGCAAGCAATCATTGAGCTCGTCAATGCAACAGAAGGAAACGGTAGGGGGGAAATCCGCTCAAGCGACACAGTCGGATCCCAATAAGATGCAGGATGTCTTATTCTCCGCCGGTGTCGATATaagagaagaggaagcgCTTTTGAGCAGTTCTGTAAACGCTTCCAAGTCACAGACTCAGGTAGTAAACGTCCAGATACCTAAGCATCCGCCTTTTTTGCATCCAGAGCAACTGAGTGCCTTCATGAGGAAGGTTTGCAAAACTCAAAGCTTTCCGcagaacttttccaaaaaTCCAGAGGTACTTCGAATGGTGTCGACTGCCTGCGAAATGTACATCAAAGACATAGTAGCCAATTCCCTGGTGATTTCACGGCACAGGCGTAAGGCGGTTAAAGTTAATTCTGGTAGGAGAAACGAAGTGGCCATGGTATTGAGGTCGATAGCAATagctgagaagaaagacGAGGAAAGACGTATAAAGAAGAGAATAGCTCTGGGGCTAGAGAAGGAGGATCTCGAAAATAAGATGGATTCGGAAGAGACTTTACACAGAGCCTCTAATGTCACGGCAGGTTTGAGAGCAGGTAGTAAAAAGCAGTATGGCTGGTTgacttcatcaacaagTAAGCCCACTACACTTGGGACCAAAAGCCATGGAATGGTTGCGGCAGCTGTGGCTGCTAGGGGCGACAGCGGTTTGCGGTTCAGGGAGGCTAGGGAGGAGCCAGGTATTGTCATGCGAGACCTCTTGTACGCACTCGAAAATAGACGAAATGGTGTTCATAACGTAATTTCCAAGGGTTATGCCAGAATAAGAGATTAG
- a CDS encoding uncharacterized protein (ancestral locus Anc_6.41), translated as MTLARLSALAYILSVCAATAATLQSSPYAPVEVSCDTSIQLVRKADGLSQNETEWLGKRDNHTKEALKTFLEGATSSYSNNSLIARLFSDDSNVPRVAVACSGGGYRAMLSGAGMLAAMDDRTEGANEHGLGGLLQATTYLAGLSGGSWLVGSLAYNNWTSVQEIIDHTSEATSIWNITASLASLGGINSSLTNETWSTIMSDVDSKQQAGYVVTITDYWGRALSYGFFPNAADGGVASQWSSLRDNDIFRDGEMPFPISVADFRSPNTATTYSNSTIFEFNPFEMGSWDESLHAFTDLKYLGTNVFNGVPVTKGRCVTGFDNVGFVIGTSSSLFSPMMSPAIGILLNEGPLATIFTKAMGNDSNDVANYSPNPFRGIDLGSSGLEIFSSDDYLFLADGGEDGETIPLAPLLQKDREVDVIFAFDNSADTTHGWPNGSALVNTYKRQFTPQGRGMPFPHIPSPEEFVQLHLNERPVFFGCDANSLSDLEHVPPLVIYVPNAHYSFNSNQSTFKLAYDERERLGLIRNGFEAMTRRNLTEDVSFPGCVACAIMRRQQERLDEPLPEECSKCFANYCWDNIASNVTGNGWSNSSYFLSSTSGSTITLAPTSSTGLLSSSSASFTRTTSIHQNAARRSEQTTYNIRPLIVMVCLLIVVSCNV; from the coding sequence ATGACGTTAGCTAGGCTTTCAGCTCTAGCGTACATCCTGAGTGTCTGCGCAGCGACAGCTGCAACTTTGCAAAGCAGTCCCTATGCTCCAGTCGAAGTTTCATGCGATACCAGCATTCAGCTGGTCAGGAAAGCAGATGGGCTGTCTCAAAATGAGACCGAATGGCTCGGAAAAAGAGATAATCATACCAaagaagctttgaagactTTCTTGGAGGGTGCTACGAGCAGCTATTCAAATAATTCCCTAATTGCAAGGCTCTTTAGTGATGACTCCAACGTACCAAGGGTAGCGGTAGCTTGTTCGGGTGGTGGATACCGTGCCATGCTCAGTGGTGCAGGAATGCTTGCAGCTATGGACGATAGAACTGAAGGCGCTAATGAACATGGTCTTGGCGGACTGCTGCAAGCCACTACATATCTGGCGGGCCTCTCAGGCGGAAGCTGGCTGGTTGGATCATTGGCGTACAACAATTGGACCTCCGTACAGGAAATTATTGACCACACATCAGAAGCCACCTCAATCTGGAATATCACAGCATCTCTGGCTTCTCTCGGAGGGATAAACAGTTCCCTGACAAATGAAACATGGTCTACGATTATGAGCGATGTAGACTCTAAGCAGCAAGCCGGATACGTGGTGACAATTACGGACTATTGGGGTAGGGCACTCTCCTATGGATTTTTCCCTAATGCTGCGGATGGTGGTGTAGCCTCTCAGTGGTCGTCTTTGAGAGACAACGATATCTTTCGAGATGGAGAGATGCCCTTCCCAATCTCTGTGGCTGATTTCAGAAGTCCCAACACTGCAACTACCTATAGCAACTCCACGATTTTCGAATTCAATCCGTTTGAAATGGGATCGTGGGATGAAAGTCTACATGCATTCACTGACTTGAAATATCTGGGAACTAATGTATTCAACGGGGTTCCAGTTACCAAGGGGAGATGTGTTACCGGTTTTGACAATGTTGGCTTCGTTATTGGCACATCATCAAGTCTGTTTAGCCCTATGATGTCGCCAGCTATTGGTATATTGTTGAATGAAGGACCGCTGGCAACTATCTTTACTAAAGCCATGGGTAATGATTCCAATGATGTAGCCAACTATTCGCCTAATCCGTTTAGAGGTATAGATCTAGGGTCCAGTGGCCTCGAAATCTTCTCAAGCGATGATTACCTCTTCTTAGCTGACGGTGGTGAAGATGGTGAAACCATACCACTAGCTCCATTGCTTCAGAAAGACCGTGAGGTAGATGTCATCTTTGCGTTCGATAATTCCGCCGATACGACGCACGGTTGGCCAAATGGTTCGGCACTTGTCAACACTTACAAGCGTCAGTTCACTCCGCAGGGTCGTGGCATGCCTTTTCCGCACATCCCAAGTCCGGAAGAATTCGTTCAGCTTCATCTGAATGAGCGTCCTGTCTTCTTCGGGTGCGATGCGAACAGTCTGAGCGACCTCGAACATGTACCACCACTTGTGATATATGTTCCCAATGCACATTATTCGTTCAACAGTAATCAGAGTACATTTAAGCTGGCTTACGacgaaagagaaagacTAGGTCTTATTCGGAATGGGTTTGAGGCTATGACTAGAAGAAACTTGACTGAAGACGTCAGCTTTCCTGGTTGCGTGGCGTGTGCGATCATGAGACGCCAGCAGGAAAGGCTGGACGAACCCCTGCCTGAAGAATGCTCTAAGTGTTTCGCAAACTACTGCTGGGATAACATTGCATCTAATGTAACAGGGAACGGCTGGTCAAATTCTTCCTACTTCTTGAGCTCTACGAGCGGATCTACCATCACTCTAGCACCGACAAGCAGTACGGGTTTATtatcatcctcatcagcTTCGTTCACTCGTACTACTTCGATTCACCAAAATGCTGCTCGGCGCAGCGAGCAAACAACATACAACATTAGGCCTCTTATTGTGATGGTTTGCCTTCTGATAGTCGTCAGCTGTAATGTATGA